The proteins below are encoded in one region of Peribacillus muralis:
- a CDS encoding toxin-antitoxin system TumE family protein, producing the protein MENKHISIDKLLLPADIPDIMERYRDIITHYDSIPGSDHIYPEYKRTRKLLSVLFPLREHPVHGKTGLHAIERYDDEDHVRKYSYQWKLIIPRMSKKGYHISAWGNDPHDHEDTPLEFIVKSEPHHHHHVPGDWSKRQDNWNVWALEEALEFVAQYIRSGQEYKP; encoded by the coding sequence ATGGAAAATAAACATATAAGCATAGATAAACTCCTTCTTCCTGCTGACATCCCTGACATAATGGAAAGATATAGGGACATTATAACTCACTATGATAGTATTCCGGGTAGCGATCACATTTATCCCGAATACAAGCGAACACGAAAATTATTATCTGTTTTATTTCCATTAAGGGAACATCCAGTCCATGGGAAGACGGGGTTACACGCAATTGAACGATATGATGATGAAGACCATGTACGAAAGTATTCGTATCAATGGAAATTGATTATCCCACGAATGAGTAAGAAGGGGTATCATATCTCCGCATGGGGTAATGATCCGCATGATCACGAAGATACTCCACTTGAATTTATCGTAAAATCAGAGCCTCATCACCATCATCATGTACCAGGAGATTGGAGTAAAAGACAGGATAATTGGAATGTCTGGGCGTTGGAGGAAGCCTTAGAATTTGTTGCCCAATACATTCGAAGTGGGCAAGAATACAAACCTTGA
- the secG gene encoding preprotein translocase subunit SecG, translated as MHAFLITLLVIVSIALIVTVLLQSGKSAGLSGAIAGGAEQLFGKQKARGLDLILHRATIVLAILFFALTLLVAFFDV; from the coding sequence ATGCATGCATTTCTCATAACGCTTTTGGTGATCGTCAGTATCGCCCTTATTGTGACGGTATTGCTTCAATCGGGTAAAAGCGCAGGTTTATCAGGTGCGATTGCCGGCGGTGCTGAGCAGCTATTCGGAAAGCAAAAAGCACGCGGCTTGGACTTGATTTTACATCGTGCAACGATAGTATTGGCCATTTTATTCTTTGCTTTAACTTTACTTGTTGCATTCTTTGATGTGTAA
- a CDS encoding M15 family metallopeptidase — translation MLKPIFTATALSSFILLSGCSFDQSGDDKKEPKEEHPSSHHTETAKDDTKEKDSKESAQRQVEVDETVKPAQAGLQTLANPGSIPVLVNKQYSLPEDYKPEDLIYPKVDFIFQDKIEKRMMRKEAAIALERLFQAAEKDNMHFAGVSAYRSHQTQITVFNNYVAKDGEEKAKTYSAMPGTSEHETGLAIDVTTHDGACAAQDCFGDTNEAAWLAEHAHEFGFIIRYPEGKENITGYKYEPWHIRYIGVDAATEIFKTKSTLEEYYNAVPVEAVDK, via the coding sequence ATGTTAAAACCTATATTTACAGCAACTGCTCTGTCATCGTTCATTTTATTGTCCGGATGCTCATTCGACCAATCAGGCGATGACAAGAAAGAGCCAAAAGAAGAACACCCGAGCTCCCACCATACGGAGACAGCCAAGGATGATACTAAAGAAAAAGATTCAAAAGAATCAGCCCAACGCCAGGTGGAAGTCGATGAAACGGTCAAGCCCGCACAGGCTGGCCTGCAGACTTTAGCAAACCCAGGGAGCATCCCTGTTCTTGTCAACAAACAATACAGCTTGCCGGAAGATTACAAGCCTGAAGATCTCATCTACCCAAAAGTGGATTTCATCTTTCAAGATAAAATCGAAAAAAGAATGATGCGAAAAGAAGCCGCAATTGCGCTTGAACGGTTATTCCAAGCTGCTGAAAAAGACAATATGCATTTCGCCGGTGTTTCTGCCTACCGTTCACATCAGACACAAATCACGGTCTTTAATAACTATGTGGCCAAGGACGGGGAAGAAAAAGCGAAAACTTACAGTGCCATGCCAGGTACGAGCGAGCACGAAACGGGCCTGGCCATCGATGTCACGACACATGACGGTGCATGTGCTGCCCAAGATTGCTTCGGGGACACGAATGAAGCGGCCTGGCTTGCAGAGCATGCCCATGAATTCGGATTCATCATCCGCTATCCGGAAGGCAAGGAAAACATTACCGGCTATAAATACGAACCATGGCACATCCGCTACATTGGCGTCGATGCCGCAACTGAAATTTTCAAAACGAAAAGCACATTGGAAGAATACTATAATGCCGTCCCAGTAGAAGCTGTAGATAAATAA
- a CDS encoding phosphoglycerate kinase yields the protein MNKKSIRDIELKGKRVFCRVDFNVPMQDGKISDDTRIKAALPTISHLTEQGAKVILASHLGRPKGQVVEELRLAPVAERLSELSGKDVQKADEAYGDSVQAIIDNMENGDILLLENVRFYPGEEKNDPELAKSFAALADVYVNDAFGAAHRAHASTEGIAHHLPAVSGLLMEKELDVLGKALSNPERPFTAIIGGAKVKDKIGVIKNLLENVDHLIIGGGLGYTFIKAQGHEIGESLLEEDKIELAKSFIESAKEKGVKLHLPIDAVVTAEFSPDAETEIVNIDSIPKEKMALDIGPKTSELYADIIKGSKLVIWNGPMGVFEFDKFANGTKTVAQALADAKDTYSIVGGGDSAAAAEKFGLADKMSHISTGGGASLEFMEGKELPGVVALNDK from the coding sequence ATGAATAAAAAATCGATTAGAGATATTGAATTAAAAGGGAAACGTGTATTTTGCCGTGTTGATTTCAACGTTCCGATGCAGGATGGAAAGATTTCGGATGATACGAGGATCAAAGCTGCACTGCCGACGATTTCCCACTTGACGGAACAAGGCGCAAAAGTCATTTTAGCGAGCCACCTTGGCCGTCCCAAAGGACAAGTCGTGGAAGAATTGCGTTTAGCTCCTGTCGCCGAACGACTAAGCGAGCTTAGCGGCAAGGATGTGCAAAAAGCTGATGAAGCATACGGCGATTCAGTCCAAGCCATCATTGATAACATGGAGAATGGCGACATTTTATTATTGGAGAACGTCCGCTTCTATCCAGGCGAAGAAAAGAACGATCCAGAATTGGCTAAGTCATTCGCTGCACTTGCCGATGTTTATGTGAATGATGCATTCGGCGCTGCCCATCGTGCCCATGCTTCCACCGAAGGAATTGCCCACCATCTTCCGGCTGTTTCAGGCTTGCTGATGGAAAAAGAGCTTGATGTGCTCGGAAAAGCTTTATCGAATCCTGAACGTCCTTTTACAGCTATAATTGGCGGCGCAAAAGTAAAGGATAAAATAGGCGTCATCAAAAATCTTTTGGAAAACGTCGATCATTTGATCATTGGCGGCGGACTTGGTTACACATTCATTAAAGCGCAAGGTCATGAAATCGGTGAATCGTTGTTGGAAGAAGATAAGATCGAATTGGCCAAATCCTTCATCGAAAGCGCTAAAGAAAAAGGCGTGAAGCTGCATTTGCCGATCGATGCCGTCGTAACGGCAGAGTTCTCACCTGATGCAGAAACCGAAATCGTCAATATCGACTCGATACCAAAAGAAAAGATGGCTCTTGATATCGGTCCGAAAACAAGTGAATTATATGCGGATATCATTAAAGGCTCCAAGCTTGTCATTTGGAATGGACCTATGGGCGTGTTCGAATTCGATAAATTTGCGAATGGTACAAAAACCGTGGCCCAAGCCCTGGCTGATGCAAAAGATACTTACAGCATAGTCGGCGGCGGAGATTCTGCTGCGGCTGCTGAGAAGTTTGGGTTGGCGGATAAAATGTCCCATATTTCGACAGGCGGCGGTGCATCTCTTGAGTTCATGGAAGGCAAGGAATTGCCGGGCGTTGTAGCATTGAACGACAAGTAA
- the tpiA gene encoding triose-phosphate isomerase translates to MRKPIIAGNWKMNKTLSEATAFLEEVSSLIPKQDVIDTVVCAPALFLDQLVQAAKGTDVKIGAQNMHFEDNGAFTGEISPIALADLGVSYVILGHSERREMFNETDEAVNKKAHAAFANQLTPIVCCGETLEQREAGETNDFVASQIEKGLAGLSDEQLKQAVIAYEPIWAIGTGKSSSAQDANEVCAHIRTVVADKFSNEAAAAIRIQYGGSVKPENIKEYMAQPDIDGALVGGASLKADSFLQLLEAGHYE, encoded by the coding sequence ATGCGTAAACCGATTATTGCAGGTAACTGGAAAATGAATAAGACACTATCTGAGGCAACTGCGTTTTTAGAAGAAGTGAGCAGTTTAATTCCTAAGCAAGATGTAATCGATACGGTTGTATGTGCTCCTGCTTTGTTTTTGGATCAATTAGTTCAAGCAGCAAAGGGAACCGATGTGAAAATCGGGGCACAAAACATGCACTTTGAAGATAATGGAGCTTTCACAGGGGAAATCAGCCCGATCGCATTAGCTGATCTTGGTGTCTCTTATGTCATCTTAGGCCATTCCGAACGTCGCGAAATGTTCAATGAAACGGATGAAGCCGTCAATAAAAAAGCCCATGCAGCTTTCGCCAACCAATTAACTCCGATCGTTTGCTGCGGTGAAACGCTTGAGCAGCGTGAAGCCGGCGAAACGAATGATTTCGTTGCTAGCCAGATCGAAAAAGGCCTGGCAGGCTTATCCGACGAGCAATTGAAACAAGCCGTCATTGCCTATGAACCGATTTGGGCGATTGGAACCGGTAAATCGTCATCTGCCCAGGATGCGAATGAGGTTTGTGCACATATCCGTACCGTAGTTGCTGACAAGTTTTCTAACGAAGCGGCAGCAGCCATCCGTATCCAATACGGCGGCAGCGTAAAACCTGAGAATATTAAAGAGTACATGGCACAGCCTGATATTGACGGTGCATTGGTAGGCGGGGCAAGCTTGAAAGCTGATAGCTTCTTACAATTGCTGGAGGCTGGTCACTATGAGTAA
- the gpmI gene encoding 2,3-bisphosphoglycerate-independent phosphoglycerate mutase, with the protein MSKSPVALIILDGFGCRSEEKGNAVYHAKKPNFDRYWEQYPHSHLTASGEAVGLPAGQMGNSEVGHLNIGAGRIVYQSLTRVNLAIREGEFAENPTLVEAMKHTKNKGTDLHLFGLLSDGGVHSHIEHMYALLRLAAKEGVKNVYVHAFLDGRDVGPKTAQGYIKDAEAKMKEIGVGRFATISGRYYSMDRDKRWERVEKSYRSMVYGDGPAYPSAMECVEDSYEHGIFDEFVIPSVITAEDGKPVATIKDEDAVIFYNFRPDRAIQISNTFTNEDFRSFDRGPGHPKHLHFVCLTHFSETVDGYVAFKPTNLDNTLGEVLSQNKLTQLRIAETEKYPHVTFFMSGGREEKFPGEERILINSPKVATYDLKPEMSAYEVTDALVEQIEADNFDAILLNFANPDMVGHSGMLEPTIKAIETVDECLGRIVDLIVSKGGTAIITADHGNADEVVTLEGNPMTAHTTNPVPVIITKNQVTLRTDGILGDLAPTMLDLLGVEKPVEMTGKSLLSK; encoded by the coding sequence ATGAGTAAGTCGCCTGTGGCACTTATCATCTTGGACGGTTTTGGCTGCCGCAGCGAGGAAAAAGGAAATGCGGTTTATCATGCGAAAAAACCGAATTTTGACCGTTATTGGGAGCAATACCCGCACTCCCATCTAACTGCGAGCGGCGAAGCAGTCGGCTTGCCTGCCGGTCAAATGGGGAACTCTGAAGTCGGTCATTTGAATATCGGTGCCGGACGGATCGTTTATCAAAGCCTGACACGTGTGAACCTGGCAATCCGCGAAGGTGAGTTTGCAGAAAACCCGACATTGGTCGAGGCTATGAAGCATACAAAGAACAAAGGTACAGACCTTCATCTGTTTGGCCTTCTTTCCGATGGCGGCGTTCATAGTCATATTGAACATATGTATGCCTTGCTGAGATTGGCAGCCAAAGAAGGAGTCAAGAATGTGTATGTACATGCATTCCTTGATGGGCGTGATGTCGGACCGAAAACGGCACAGGGCTATATCAAGGATGCCGAGGCGAAAATGAAGGAAATCGGTGTAGGCCGGTTTGCAACCATTTCGGGAAGATATTATTCCATGGACCGTGACAAACGCTGGGAGCGTGTCGAAAAATCCTACCGGTCAATGGTATATGGTGATGGACCTGCTTACCCTTCTGCGATGGAGTGTGTCGAGGATTCATATGAACATGGTATATTCGACGAGTTCGTGATTCCTTCAGTCATTACGGCAGAAGATGGCAAGCCGGTGGCGACGATTAAAGATGAGGATGCCGTCATCTTTTATAACTTCCGTCCCGACCGGGCAATCCAGATTTCGAATACGTTCACGAATGAAGACTTCCGCTCATTCGACCGCGGTCCCGGACATCCGAAGCACCTTCATTTCGTCTGCTTGACGCATTTTTCGGAAACCGTTGATGGATATGTTGCATTCAAGCCGACAAATCTTGATAATACATTAGGGGAAGTGCTTTCCCAGAACAAGCTTACTCAGCTTCGCATTGCTGAAACTGAAAAATATCCGCATGTGACGTTTTTCATGAGCGGTGGGCGAGAAGAGAAGTTTCCTGGTGAAGAGAGGATTTTAATTAATTCTCCGAAAGTCGCTACATACGATCTAAAACCGGAAATGAGCGCTTATGAAGTGACGGATGCGCTGGTGGAACAAATCGAGGCGGATAACTTTGATGCAATTCTTTTGAATTTTGCCAACCCGGACATGGTTGGGCACTCAGGGATGCTTGAGCCGACCATAAAAGCGATTGAAACCGTTGATGAATGCCTAGGCAGGATCGTCGATCTAATCGTCTCAAAAGGCGGCACGGCAATCATTACGGCAGACCATGGGAATGCCGATGAAGTCGTTACGCTTGAAGGAAACCCGATGACGGCCCATACAACGAATCCTGTACCTGTCATTATCACCAAAAATCAGGTAACATTAAGAACAGATGGTATTTTAGGCGATTTGGCTCCAACGATGCTTGATCTGCTTGGAGTCGAAAAACCTGTTGAAATGACAGGGAAATCCCTATTATCTAAATAA
- a CDS encoding DNA-binding protein, with product MKIMSLAVYEETEKEIDLAYKELNKTKIEKETSYILSQLIMVMMGTFKDRLKSITFDTHDLYFDEVFITSNKNKTALLNWLKRMIGMYHPIDDHEFGKLKVDLEEWYYQIGGRDIVFEYRDTYLLKPKETAEILGVSTVTLNKYVKRGFEYIPNSSQNRIPKHMIYLWKDPVYAIKVQMLFQEKKLRNQTPEERLKEVIKELLEFQMKYGAEFHKDAFPELDGDEINAIADYYEWEDLEEEYLELKQKVYGERKNGK from the coding sequence GTGAAAATAATGAGTTTGGCTGTTTACGAAGAAACAGAGAAGGAGATTGATCTTGCTTATAAAGAACTAAACAAAACAAAGATAGAGAAAGAGACAAGCTATATCCTCAGTCAACTAATTATGGTTATGATGGGAACATTCAAAGATCGACTCAAGAGCATTACCTTTGACACCCATGACCTTTACTTTGATGAAGTCTTTATTACGTCCAACAAAAACAAAACAGCGTTGTTAAATTGGTTAAAGCGAATGATTGGCATGTATCATCCGATTGATGACCATGAGTTCGGGAAGTTGAAGGTAGATTTAGAAGAATGGTATTATCAAATCGGTGGACGGGATATTGTGTTTGAATACCGGGATACCTATTTGTTGAAACCGAAAGAAACTGCGGAGATACTTGGTGTTTCTACGGTTACGCTCAACAAATATGTCAAACGTGGCTTTGAGTACATTCCTAATAGTTCGCAAAATCGGATACCGAAACACATGATTTACCTTTGGAAAGATCCAGTGTATGCCATTAAGGTCCAAATGTTATTCCAAGAGAAGAAATTACGGAATCAAACACCAGAAGAACGTTTGAAAGAAGTCATCAAGGAGTTACTGGAGTTTCAAATGAAGTACGGGGCAGAATTCCATAAAGATGCTTTTCCAGAGTTAGACGGTGATGAAATAAATGCAATAGCCGACTACTATGAATGGGAAGACTTAGAGGAAGAATATTTGGAATTGAAACAAAAAGTTTATGGGGAGCGGAAGAATGGAAAATAA
- a CDS encoding alpha/beta hydrolase, whose amino-acid sequence MKIKLQQPFTFEGGKRAVLLLHGFTGNSADVRMLGRHLEKHGYTCHAPHYKGHGVPPEELVKTGPADWWKDVMMAYDFLKSKGHEEIAVAGLSLGGVFSLKLGYTVPIKGIVSMCAPMYIKSEEMMFKGVLEYAREFKKYEGKTDEQIEREMDLLADKPMNTLKALQELITEVRENVDLIYAPTYVVQGRHDDVINPKSADIIYDSIESPVKKLKWYEESGHVITLDKEKEQLHEDVLEFLESLDWSE is encoded by the coding sequence ATGAAAATTAAGCTGCAGCAGCCCTTTACTTTCGAAGGCGGAAAAAGAGCGGTCTTACTTTTACATGGGTTTACGGGCAACTCCGCCGATGTGCGGATGCTTGGACGTCATTTGGAGAAACACGGATACACCTGCCATGCCCCGCACTATAAGGGACATGGGGTTCCGCCAGAGGAGCTTGTGAAGACGGGCCCGGCTGACTGGTGGAAGGACGTCATGATGGCATACGATTTCCTCAAGAGCAAGGGCCATGAGGAAATAGCTGTTGCCGGACTCTCTTTAGGAGGCGTATTTTCTCTTAAATTAGGTTACACTGTACCTATAAAGGGTATCGTATCAATGTGTGCGCCCATGTATATCAAAAGTGAAGAAATGATGTTTAAAGGAGTATTGGAGTACGCTAGAGAATTTAAGAAATACGAAGGAAAAACAGACGAGCAAATAGAACGTGAAATGGACCTTCTGGCCGATAAACCGATGAATACATTGAAAGCCCTTCAGGAATTGATAACGGAAGTGCGTGAGAATGTCGATTTGATTTATGCACCGACATATGTCGTGCAGGGGCGTCATGACGACGTCATCAATCCGAAAAGTGCCGATATCATTTATGATTCGATCGAGTCACCTGTCAAGAAACTGAAGTGGTATGAAGAATCCGGTCATGTCATAACGCTTGATAAAGAAAAAGAACAGCTGCATGAAGATGTATTGGAATTTTTAGAAAGCCTGGATTGGTCCGAATAA
- the eno gene encoding phosphopyruvate hydratase has product MPYIEHVYAREVLDSRGNPTIEVEIQTESGYFGRAIVPSGASTGEHEAVELRDGDKSRYLGKGVQKAVDNVNEIIAEAVIGLDVTNQAGLDLTMIELDGTENKGNLGANAILGVSMAAAHAAAEFSGLPLYRYLGGFNAKQLPTPMMNIINGGSHADNNVDFQEFMILPVGAPSFKEAVRMGAEVFHALKSVLSAKGLNTAVGDEGGFAPNLGSNREALLVIIEAIEKAGYKAGEDIYLGMDVASSEFYNKETGKYDLAGEGRNGVTSEEMVAFYEELVNEFPILSIEDGLDENDWDGHKLLTERIGSRVQLVGDDLFVTNTKKLAEGIEKGIGNSILIKVNQIGTLTETFDAIEMAKRAGYTAVVSHRSGETEDATIADIAVATNAGQIKTGSMSRTDRIAKYNQLLRIEDQLGDLAVYGGLKSFYNLKK; this is encoded by the coding sequence ATGCCTTACATTGAACATGTATATGCACGCGAAGTGCTTGATTCCCGCGGTAATCCAACAATAGAAGTAGAAATCCAAACTGAGTCCGGATACTTCGGACGCGCCATCGTCCCATCCGGTGCTTCAACAGGAGAGCATGAAGCGGTTGAGCTTCGTGACGGAGATAAATCTCGCTACCTTGGTAAAGGTGTACAAAAAGCAGTTGATAATGTTAATGAAATCATTGCTGAAGCTGTCATTGGCTTGGATGTAACGAACCAAGCTGGGCTTGACCTTACGATGATCGAATTGGATGGTACGGAGAACAAAGGAAACCTTGGAGCGAATGCAATCCTTGGTGTATCCATGGCTGCTGCACACGCTGCTGCTGAATTTTCCGGTCTGCCATTGTACCGTTACCTTGGAGGGTTCAATGCAAAGCAACTTCCAACTCCAATGATGAACATCATCAACGGTGGATCACATGCCGATAATAACGTAGACTTCCAGGAATTCATGATCCTTCCTGTAGGTGCACCAAGCTTCAAGGAAGCCGTTCGTATGGGTGCTGAAGTATTCCATGCATTGAAATCCGTTCTATCTGCCAAAGGCCTTAATACGGCTGTCGGCGATGAAGGCGGCTTTGCTCCGAACCTTGGTTCAAACCGTGAAGCTCTTCTAGTCATCATCGAGGCGATTGAAAAAGCAGGCTACAAAGCAGGCGAAGATATCTACCTTGGCATGGATGTGGCTTCATCGGAATTCTATAACAAAGAAACAGGCAAATACGATCTTGCAGGTGAAGGCCGCAATGGCGTAACATCCGAAGAAATGGTTGCTTTCTATGAAGAGCTGGTTAATGAATTCCCGATCCTTTCCATTGAAGATGGCTTGGATGAAAATGACTGGGATGGCCACAAACTTCTAACTGAACGCATTGGTTCTAGAGTTCAATTGGTTGGTGACGATCTATTCGTAACGAACACGAAAAAATTGGCTGAAGGCATCGAAAAAGGCATCGGCAACTCGATCCTGATCAAAGTGAACCAAATCGGTACACTGACTGAAACGTTTGACGCAATCGAAATGGCTAAGCGCGCAGGCTACACGGCTGTCGTTTCCCACCGTTCAGGTGAAACGGAAGATGCAACAATCGCTGACATCGCCGTTGCAACGAACGCAGGACAAATCAAAACAGGTTCGATGTCACGTACGGACCGTATCGCTAAATACAACCAACTTCTTCGCATCGAAGACCAGCTTGGCGACTTGGCTGTTTACGGCGGCTTGAAATCTTTCTATAACTTGAAGAAGTAA
- the rnr gene encoding ribonuclease R, whose amino-acid sequence MEDNIQEHMNRLLTYMTDEAYKPLTVQELEEALKIEDSADFKNFVKALVKLEEKGLVVRTRSNRYGLPQKMNLFRGKLTGHAKGFAFVTPEDNPGMDDIFIPPNETGTAMHGDIVMVRVSSETSGSRQEGTVIRILERGITQVVGTYSESKSFGFVIPDDKKIANDIFIPQHASHGAVEGHKVVVKLTSYPEGRVSAEGEIIEILGHKNDPGVDILSVIHKYGLPMDFPEDVMKQANAVSDTISESEIGSRRDLRHDILVTIDGADAKDLDDAVSVSKLENGHYKLGVHIADVSHYVTEGSPIDKEALERGTSVYLVDRVIPMIPHRLSNGICSLNPQVDRFTLSCEMEITSDGHVVNHEIFESVIKTTERMTYGNVNKILVDKDEEQLERYEALVPMFQDMEKLAAILRKKRMSRGAIDFDFNEARVIVDEEGHPTDVVLRERSVAEKLIEEFMLAANETVAEHFNRLDVPFIYRIHEDPKPEKLQRFFEFITNFGYIVRGSANDVHPKALQDIIEAVAGKPEETVISTVMLRSMQQAKYDPESLGHFGLSAEFYTHFTSPIRRYPDLIVHRLIRTYLVEGKLDDATKEKWNAILPEIADHTSKRERRSVDAERETDDLKKAEYMLDKIGEEYTGIIGSVTNFGMFVELPNTIEGLVHVSFMTDDYYRFDERQLAMIGERTGNVFRIGDEIDVRVSNVNKDERAIDFEIIGMKVSRPRPSGEKKIFKANSGDRKRGRGGNGGHNEGKGGSRGGNRKGDSPSSERKPKKKKKFFENAPAAKRKRKPKKR is encoded by the coding sequence ATGGAAGATAACATTCAAGAACACATGAATAGGCTTTTGACGTACATGACCGATGAAGCATATAAGCCATTGACGGTACAGGAGCTTGAAGAGGCTTTGAAGATCGAAGACTCGGCAGACTTCAAGAATTTCGTCAAGGCGCTCGTGAAGCTGGAAGAAAAGGGATTGGTGGTCAGGACGAGAAGCAATCGTTACGGCCTGCCGCAAAAAATGAATTTGTTCCGCGGAAAATTAACGGGTCATGCAAAGGGCTTTGCCTTTGTAACGCCTGAAGATAACCCAGGAATGGATGATATTTTCATTCCGCCAAATGAAACGGGTACGGCAATGCATGGAGATATCGTCATGGTGCGGGTATCTTCGGAAACATCCGGATCAAGACAGGAAGGCACGGTCATCAGGATCCTTGAACGCGGAATCACTCAAGTGGTAGGTACATACTCCGAAAGTAAAAGCTTTGGTTTCGTCATCCCTGACGATAAAAAGATCGCCAACGACATCTTCATCCCCCAGCATGCTTCCCATGGAGCGGTGGAAGGCCATAAGGTTGTCGTCAAGCTGACTTCTTATCCGGAAGGACGTGTAAGCGCAGAAGGCGAAATCATTGAAATTCTGGGGCATAAGAATGACCCTGGCGTCGATATCCTTTCCGTCATCCATAAATACGGTTTGCCGATGGATTTTCCGGAAGATGTCATGAAACAGGCCAATGCCGTTTCCGATACGATTTCTGAAAGCGAAATCGGCAGCCGCAGGGATTTGCGCCATGATATTTTGGTCACGATTGATGGAGCCGATGCGAAGGACCTCGATGATGCCGTGTCGGTTTCTAAGCTTGAAAATGGCCATTACAAGCTGGGTGTCCATATTGCCGATGTCAGCCATTATGTTACGGAAGGTTCACCAATCGATAAGGAAGCCCTTGAAAGGGGTACGAGTGTTTATTTGGTGGACAGGGTGATCCCGATGATTCCGCATCGTTTATCGAACGGAATTTGTTCCTTGAATCCGCAGGTCGATCGGTTTACACTTTCTTGTGAAATGGAAATCACGTCAGACGGCCATGTCGTCAATCACGAGATTTTTGAAAGTGTCATCAAGACGACGGAGCGGATGACTTATGGCAACGTGAACAAGATCTTGGTGGATAAGGATGAAGAACAGCTAGAGCGCTATGAAGCGTTGGTGCCGATGTTCCAGGACATGGAGAAGCTGGCCGCCATCCTTCGTAAAAAGCGGATGAGCCGCGGTGCGATCGATTTTGATTTCAATGAAGCAAGAGTTATCGTTGATGAAGAGGGACATCCGACTGATGTCGTTTTACGCGAAAGGTCGGTTGCCGAAAAGCTGATTGAAGAGTTCATGCTGGCAGCCAACGAAACCGTTGCCGAGCATTTCAACCGTCTTGACGTTCCGTTCATTTACCGTATCCACGAAGATCCGAAGCCGGAAAAGCTGCAGCGCTTCTTCGAATTCATTACGAACTTTGGCTACATTGTGCGCGGGTCTGCCAATGACGTTCATCCTAAGGCGTTACAGGATATCATCGAGGCAGTGGCGGGCAAGCCGGAAGAAACGGTCATCTCCACCGTCATGCTCCGTTCGATGCAGCAAGCGAAATATGATCCGGAAAGCTTGGGCCATTTTGGTTTGTCAGCTGAATTTTATACACATTTCACATCACCGATCCGCCGTTACCCGGATTTGATCGTGCACAGATTGATCAGGACGTATTTGGTGGAAGGTAAGCTGGACGATGCAACGAAAGAGAAATGGAATGCCATCCTACCCGAGATTGCCGATCATACCTCGAAGCGGGAACGTCGCTCCGTCGACGCAGAGCGCGAAACCGATGATTTGAAAAAGGCGGAATATATGCTTGATAAAATCGGCGAGGAATATACCGGTATCATCGGCTCCGTCACCAATTTCGGGATGTTCGTCGAGCTGCCGAATACGATCGAAGGACTTGTTCATGTCAGCTTCATGACGGATGACTATTATCGCTTCGATGAGCGCCAGCTGGCCATGATCGGGGAACGTACAGGCAATGTGTTCCGGATTGGAGATGAGATCGACGTACGTGTTTCCAACGTCAATAAAGACGAACGGGCGATCGATTTTGAAATCATCGGCATGAAGGTAAGCCGTCCCCGTCCATCCGGCGAAAAGAAAATATTCAAAGCCAATTCGGGTGACCGTAAACGCGGCCGCGGCGGCAATGGCGGACATAACGAAGGAAAAGGCGGCAGCCGTGGCGGCAATCGCAAGGGAGATTCGCCTTCTTCCGAGAGAAAGCCGAAGAAGAAGAAAAAATTCTTTGAAAATGCGCCAGCTGCCAAGCGCAAGAGGAAGCCTAAAAAGAGATAA